The following are encoded together in the Bradyrhizobium genosp. L genome:
- a CDS encoding aspartate aminotransferase family protein translates to MAGNDDKSFWDRARRHLIRYGGTFAPVIIERASGSFVYDADGRAILDFTSGQMSAVLGHGHPEIVQTISAHAERLDHLFSGMLTRPVVSLAEQLAELLPPGLDRVMLLSTGGESNEAAIKMAKLFTGGFETVAFAQSWHGMTSGAAATTYSAGRRGYGPAPVGSLAIPTPNPYRPRFGDAADWRAELAYAFDLVDRQSTGSLACMIAEPILSSGGLIDLPEGYLAELKTLCSARGMLLIVDEAQTGLGRTGAMFAFERDRVVPDILTLSKTLGAGLPLAAVITSAEIEERCHERGFLFYTTHVSDPMPSAVGLKVIEIILRDRLVERAATAGARLRDGLLALQNRFECIGDVRGRGLMQGIEIVRDRHSKEPDEALGTRVSQRCMALGLSTNIVQLPGMGSVFRIAPPLTISDDEIDLGLSILGDAFASALQA, encoded by the coding sequence ATGGCCGGAAATGACGACAAATCCTTCTGGGACCGCGCGCGGCGTCACCTCATTCGCTATGGCGGGACATTTGCTCCCGTCATCATCGAGCGCGCGTCGGGATCCTTCGTCTACGACGCCGACGGCCGCGCCATCCTGGATTTCACATCCGGGCAGATGAGCGCCGTGCTGGGCCACGGTCACCCCGAGATCGTCCAGACCATCAGCGCGCATGCCGAGCGGCTCGACCATCTGTTCAGCGGCATGCTCACGCGCCCGGTGGTTTCGCTGGCCGAACAGCTCGCCGAGCTGCTGCCGCCCGGGCTCGATCGCGTCATGCTGCTGAGCACGGGCGGCGAGTCGAACGAGGCTGCGATCAAGATGGCCAAGCTCTTTACCGGCGGCTTCGAGACCGTCGCGTTCGCGCAGTCCTGGCATGGCATGACGTCGGGCGCCGCCGCGACGACCTATTCCGCGGGCCGTCGAGGATATGGTCCGGCGCCGGTCGGCTCGCTCGCGATCCCGACGCCGAATCCTTATCGGCCGCGCTTCGGCGATGCGGCCGATTGGCGAGCCGAACTTGCCTACGCCTTCGATCTCGTCGACCGCCAGTCGACCGGATCGCTCGCGTGCATGATCGCCGAGCCGATCCTGAGCTCGGGCGGGCTGATCGATCTGCCGGAGGGCTATCTCGCCGAGCTGAAGACGCTGTGCAGCGCGCGGGGCATGCTGCTGATCGTCGACGAGGCCCAGACCGGCCTCGGGCGAACCGGCGCGATGTTCGCCTTCGAGCGCGACCGCGTCGTGCCCGATATCCTGACCCTGTCGAAGACGCTTGGCGCCGGCCTGCCTTTGGCTGCGGTCATCACCTCGGCCGAGATCGAGGAGCGGTGTCACGAACGCGGTTTCCTGTTCTACACCACGCATGTGTCGGACCCGATGCCATCAGCGGTCGGGCTCAAGGTCATCGAGATCATCCTGCGCGACCGACTGGTCGAGCGCGCTGCAACCGCGGGGGCGCGGCTGAGGGATGGCCTGCTCGCGCTTCAGAACCGGTTCGAATGTATCGGCGACGTGCGCGGCCGAGGGCTGATGCAGGGTATCGAGATCGTGCGCGATCGCCATAGCAAGGAGCCCGACGAAGCGCTCGGAACGCGTGTGTCGCAGCGCTGCATGGCGCTCGGACTGAGCACCAACATCGTGCAGTTGCCGGGCATGGGCAGCGTGTTCCGCATTGCCCCGCCGCTGACCATCAGCGATGACGAGATCGATCTCGGCCTCTCGATCCTGGGCGACGCCTTCGCAAGCGCGTTGCAGGCGTAG
- a CDS encoding sulfite exporter TauE/SafE family protein has product MQLYLPIADIPVNVFLILAMGAAVGFVSGMFGIGGGFLMTPLLIFVGIAPAVAVASVASHIAASSFSGAISYWRRRAIDPLLAAILLVGGTLGTALGVFTFTYLRSLGQLDLMIALSYVILLTTVGGLMFWEGLRAMLRARRGGAVTLRKPGSHGWIHGLPLKLRFKRSKIYLSVIPVIAIGLIIGFIGAIMGIGGGFILVPLMIYLLRVPTSTVIGTSMVLTLVTMTFATLLHAATNHLVDAVLALILMIGGVTGAQFGARAGQRIRGEHLRLLLGLLVLAVGIRFAIELVIRPQDLFSIRESGGAPP; this is encoded by the coding sequence GTGCAACTCTACCTCCCGATCGCCGACATTCCGGTCAATGTCTTCCTCATCCTGGCGATGGGCGCGGCGGTCGGCTTCGTCTCCGGCATGTTCGGGATCGGCGGCGGCTTCCTGATGACGCCGCTGTTGATCTTCGTCGGCATCGCACCTGCGGTCGCCGTCGCCTCGGTCGCCAGTCACATCGCTGCCTCGTCTTTCTCGGGCGCGATCTCCTATTGGCGCAGGCGGGCGATCGATCCGCTGCTGGCCGCGATCCTGCTGGTCGGCGGCACGCTGGGGACCGCGCTCGGCGTCTTCACCTTCACCTATCTGCGCTCGCTCGGCCAGCTCGACCTGATGATCGCGCTGTCCTACGTCATCCTGCTGACCACGGTCGGCGGGCTGATGTTCTGGGAGGGCCTGCGCGCGATGCTGCGCGCCCGCCGCGGCGGCGCGGTCACGCTGCGCAAGCCCGGCAGCCATGGCTGGATCCACGGCCTGCCGCTGAAGCTGCGCTTCAAGCGCTCCAAGATCTACCTCTCGGTGATTCCCGTCATCGCGATCGGCCTCATCATCGGTTTCATCGGCGCGATCATGGGCATCGGCGGCGGTTTCATCCTGGTGCCGCTGATGATCTATCTGTTGCGGGTGCCGACCTCGACCGTGATCGGCACCTCGATGGTGCTGACCCTGGTGACCATGACGTTCGCCACCCTGCTGCATGCGGCGACCAACCATCTGGTCGACGCCGTGCTGGCGCTGATCCTGATGATCGGCGGCGTCACCGGGGCGCAATTCGGCGCCCGCGCCGGCCAGCGGATCCGCGGCGAGCATCTGCGGCTGCTGCTCGGACTGCTGGTGCTCGCGGTCGGCATCCGCTTCGCGATCGAGCTGGTGATCCGGCCGCAGGACCTGTTCAGCATCCGCGAAAGCGGCGGAGCGCCGCCATGA
- a CDS encoding PadR family transcriptional regulator — protein sequence MALGDAILACLTERPMTGYELAKTFDASIGFFWKADHQQIYRELSRLRDKGHVQGREVVQSGKPNKLVYTLTAEGRAALKHWAGRPSVPPSIKDDLLVRLYALDVVDIEPLRTDLMARLEHHRDRYERYERLLNKRFPDGTAPPADLGKMLGLRIGMRHERVVVEWCEEALDALSAISQRGNVLPLDDGKRESGS from the coding sequence GTGGCGCTCGGAGACGCAATCCTCGCATGCCTCACGGAACGTCCGATGACGGGCTATGAGCTCGCCAAGACCTTCGATGCCTCGATCGGCTTCTTCTGGAAGGCCGACCATCAGCAGATCTACCGCGAGCTGTCGCGGCTGCGCGACAAGGGCCATGTCCAGGGTCGCGAGGTGGTGCAGTCCGGCAAGCCCAACAAGCTGGTCTACACGCTGACGGCCGAGGGCCGTGCGGCGCTGAAGCATTGGGCGGGGCGGCCAAGCGTGCCGCCGTCGATCAAGGACGATCTGCTGGTCCGCCTCTATGCGCTCGATGTCGTCGACATCGAGCCGCTGCGCACCGACCTGATGGCGCGGCTGGAGCACCACCGCGACCGCTATGAGCGCTATGAGCGCCTGCTCAACAAGCGCTTCCCCGACGGCACGGCGCCGCCGGCCGATCTCGGCAAGATGCTGGGGCTTCGAATCGGGATGCGCCACGAGCGCGTGGTGGTGGAGTGGTGCGAGGAGGCGCTCGACGCGCTCTCCGCGATCTCCCAGCGCGGCAACGTGCTGCCGCTCGACGACGGCAAGCGCGAGAGCGGCAGCTAA
- a CDS encoding TIGR02186 family protein, giving the protein MLVATTGRAERLIVSVSNHRVTVTPNYSGGELVLFGSVEKDDKAAAHQGNYDLVVTVSGPRADMVTRRKERKFGIWINTDSRQFLQVPGYLALFSNRPFEQIASPDVQRRQQLGLNNVLLMQRVGPDYADVVPNDAFRSAFVRLRSEHGLYREASSAVTFLTPTLFRTGIPLPAEVPIGIYNVEIKLFSDGALVTRTDTAFEIVKVGFEQFVATTARQNGLAYGLVTAFMALMTGWMASIVFRKD; this is encoded by the coding sequence ATGCTGGTGGCCACGACGGGACGTGCCGAGCGGCTGATCGTCTCGGTCTCCAACCACCGCGTCACGGTGACGCCGAATTATTCCGGCGGCGAGCTGGTGCTGTTCGGCTCGGTCGAGAAGGACGACAAGGCGGCGGCGCATCAGGGCAATTACGATCTCGTCGTCACTGTCTCGGGCCCGCGCGCCGACATGGTGACACGGCGCAAGGAGCGCAAATTCGGCATCTGGATCAACACCGACTCGCGACAGTTCCTGCAGGTACCGGGCTATCTCGCTCTGTTCTCCAACCGCCCGTTCGAGCAGATCGCCTCCCCCGATGTGCAGCGGCGCCAGCAGCTCGGGCTCAACAACGTGCTGTTGATGCAGCGCGTCGGCCCCGATTACGCCGACGTGGTGCCGAACGACGCCTTCCGCAGCGCCTTCGTCCGGCTGCGCTCCGAACACGGGCTTTACCGCGAGGCGAGCTCGGCCGTGACGTTCCTGACGCCCACTTTGTTCCGCACCGGCATCCCGCTGCCGGCCGAGGTGCCGATCGGCATCTACAATGTCGAGATCAAACTGTTTTCCGACGGCGCGCTGGTGACCAGGACCGACACCGCCTTCGAGATCGTCAAGGTCGGCTTCGAGCAGTTCGTCGCCACCACGGCGCGGCAGAACGGCCTGGCCTACGGCCTGGTCACCGCGTTCATGGCGCTGATGACCGGCTGGATGGCCTCGATCGTATTCCGCAAGGATTGA
- a CDS encoding tetratricopeptide repeat protein, translating into MNSRVSWSVDGIDPSVRERAEAAARRAGMSLNDWLNSTVGEPSPPDYRTGYEQRPAMPSRESREVADIHQRLDAITQQIEQIAKPMSRAEAVRAEVPRGQPAIARQLNDAISRLDARLSQISKPQAARAPQQAQPQPLPMREPPMPDRQQQMQDRLQQESLQQERPQQDRQQQERQRQADAVERAAAQVYRASPPLSPASFDSAIAEIAARQNELDGPAPRQMPPRNAPPMAPAAAPMPAYAPPPPQPVAPSAPAGPDFSSLEKHLLKITSQIEALQRPDHIEQSIAAFRSELSDIRQAITEAMPRRAIESIENEVRALHRRIDEIRQEGSNSNGQVITGIERALSEIREALRTLTPAEQLTGYDEAIRNLGAKLDMILRANDDPSTVHQLEGAISALRAIVSNVASNDALLRLSEDVHALASKVDQLSQMSQMPRSDIHGEAFASIEQRIAALTSTLERERPAGVDNSDAIDNAVRALSERIDRLQVGNDSASAFTHLEQRVSYLLERLEATDQRSGNLGRVEEGLHDIMRHLEAQHAHIASLADATRNINVGSPQPMMDSGIVDMVKRELSDIRFSQSETDRRTQDSLETVHNTLGHVVDRLAMIETDLRTVRTAPPAPAPVEARMEMPRAAMPQPIAQPRADTYRPDSYRPELPNPAQAQEHFTAAPREFHAAQPVEAAPPPLPPTPPRAISEILEPHAASARPALALELPPDHPLEPGTRPTGRMSSPSERIAASESAISDLPAAKKEPVSTSSFIAAARRAAQAAAAQPVNEKAARAASKAAAKAKEKAAKAPAVKAGAAPDAPSSTITSKIRSLLVGASVVVILLGTAKMAMNLLDIGTAPQIPAAESSEPAATPAQPPAENSGAPAQAAPSSAPGPSMTSPTPLGRQSNNTPAPNTLDAAQVAIPSAPVPAAAATPVSANDVTGSIPATAPPLAGAKLAMIQIPTGEKLPDAIGGPALRSAAVKGDPTAAYEVGVRFAEGKGVAANLDEAAKWYSRAAQAGVVPAMFRLGTFYEKGLSVKRDFDVARRFYVQAAERGNAKAMHNLAVLDADGGGKGADYKSASQWFRKAADRGVADSQVNLGILYARGIGVEQNLAESFKWFSLAAAQGDADAGHKRDDIAKRLDPQSLAAAKLAIQTFTAEPQPSDAVNVATPPGGWDAAPTQAQPAAVKPAKPASKRTAALVAH; encoded by the coding sequence ATGAATTCGCGCGTATCGTGGAGTGTTGACGGCATCGATCCCTCCGTCCGCGAAAGGGCCGAGGCGGCGGCGCGCCGCGCCGGCATGTCGTTGAACGACTGGCTCAATTCGACCGTCGGCGAGCCCAGCCCGCCGGACTATCGGACCGGTTACGAGCAGCGGCCGGCGATGCCGAGCCGGGAGAGCCGCGAGGTCGCCGACATCCATCAGCGGCTCGACGCCATCACCCAGCAGATCGAGCAGATTGCAAAGCCGATGTCGCGCGCCGAAGCGGTGCGCGCCGAAGTGCCGCGCGGCCAGCCGGCCATCGCCCGCCAGCTCAATGACGCGATCTCGCGCCTCGATGCGCGGCTGTCGCAGATTTCCAAGCCGCAGGCTGCGCGCGCGCCGCAGCAGGCCCAGCCGCAGCCTTTGCCAATGCGCGAGCCGCCGATGCCGGATCGTCAGCAGCAGATGCAAGACCGCTTGCAACAAGAAAGTCTGCAACAGGAACGCCCGCAGCAGGACCGCCAGCAGCAGGAGCGGCAACGCCAGGCCGATGCGGTCGAACGCGCCGCAGCCCAGGTCTATCGCGCTTCGCCGCCGCTGAGCCCGGCATCGTTCGATTCCGCGATCGCCGAGATTGCCGCGCGCCAGAACGAGCTCGACGGTCCCGCGCCGCGGCAGATGCCACCGCGCAATGCGCCGCCGATGGCGCCTGCGGCAGCGCCGATGCCCGCCTATGCGCCGCCGCCTCCGCAACCGGTTGCGCCGTCCGCGCCAGCAGGACCCGACTTCTCCTCGCTGGAGAAGCACCTGCTCAAGATCACCAGCCAGATCGAGGCGCTGCAGCGGCCCGACCATATCGAGCAATCGATCGCCGCGTTCCGCAGCGAGCTGTCGGACATCCGCCAGGCCATCACCGAGGCGATGCCGCGCCGGGCGATCGAATCGATCGAGAACGAGGTCCGCGCGCTGCATCGCCGGATCGACGAGATCCGGCAGGAAGGCAGCAACAGCAACGGCCAGGTCATCACCGGCATCGAACGGGCGCTGTCCGAGATCCGCGAGGCGCTGCGCACGCTGACCCCGGCCGAGCAGCTCACCGGCTACGACGAGGCGATCCGCAATCTCGGCGCCAAGCTCGACATGATCCTGCGCGCCAATGACGATCCGTCGACGGTGCATCAGCTTGAGGGCGCGATTTCGGCGCTGCGCGCCATCGTCTCCAACGTCGCCTCCAACGACGCGCTGCTGCGGTTGTCCGAGGACGTGCACGCGCTCGCGTCGAAGGTCGACCAGCTCTCGCAAATGTCGCAGATGCCGCGCTCCGACATCCACGGCGAAGCCTTCGCCTCGATCGAGCAACGCATCGCCGCGCTGACCTCGACCCTGGAGCGCGAGCGGCCGGCCGGCGTCGACAATTCCGACGCGATCGACAATGCGGTCCGCGCCTTGTCGGAGCGGATCGACCGTCTGCAGGTCGGCAACGACAGCGCATCCGCCTTCACCCATCTCGAGCAGCGCGTGTCGTATCTGCTCGAGCGCCTGGAGGCCACCGATCAGCGCTCCGGCAATCTCGGCCGGGTCGAGGAAGGCCTGCATGACATCATGCGGCACCTCGAGGCGCAGCACGCCCACATCGCCTCGCTCGCCGACGCCACCCGCAACATCAATGTCGGCTCGCCGCAGCCGATGATGGACAGCGGCATCGTCGACATGGTGAAGCGCGAGCTGTCTGACATCCGCTTCAGCCAGTCGGAGACTGATCGCCGCACCCAGGATTCGCTGGAGACGGTGCACAACACGCTCGGCCATGTGGTCGATCGCCTTGCGATGATCGAGACCGATCTGCGCACGGTGCGCACCGCGCCGCCCGCGCCCGCGCCGGTCGAGGCGCGGATGGAGATGCCGCGCGCGGCGATGCCGCAGCCGATCGCGCAGCCCCGCGCCGATACCTACAGGCCTGACTCCTACCGGCCCGAGCTGCCCAATCCTGCGCAGGCGCAGGAGCACTTCACGGCGGCGCCGCGCGAATTCCATGCTGCGCAGCCGGTCGAGGCTGCTCCGCCGCCGCTGCCGCCGACCCCGCCGCGCGCGATCAGCGAGATCCTCGAGCCGCACGCCGCCAGCGCGCGGCCCGCGCTCGCGCTGGAACTGCCGCCGGATCATCCGCTCGAGCCGGGCACCCGCCCCACGGGGCGGATGTCGTCGCCGTCGGAACGGATCGCCGCGTCCGAGAGCGCGATCAGCGATCTGCCTGCGGCCAAGAAAGAGCCGGTCTCCACTTCGAGCTTCATCGCCGCGGCGCGGCGCGCCGCGCAGGCCGCCGCCGCCCAGCCGGTCAACGAGAAGGCGGCCCGCGCCGCCAGCAAGGCTGCGGCCAAGGCCAAGGAGAAGGCTGCGAAGGCCCCGGCCGTCAAGGCCGGCGCCGCGCCCGACGCACCGTCGTCGACCATCACCTCCAAGATCCGTTCGCTGCTGGTCGGCGCGAGCGTGGTCGTGATCCTGCTCGGCACCGCCAAGATGGCGATGAATTTGCTCGACATCGGCACCGCGCCGCAGATCCCGGCGGCGGAAAGCAGCGAGCCCGCCGCAACGCCGGCGCAGCCGCCCGCAGAAAACTCCGGCGCGCCGGCGCAAGCCGCGCCGTCGTCCGCCCCCGGACCGTCGATGACGTCGCCGACCCCGCTCGGCCGGCAATCGAACAACACCCCGGCACCGAACACGCTCGACGCCGCGCAAGTGGCGATCCCGTCGGCACCCGTACCCGCGGCAGCAGCGACGCCCGTCAGCGCCAATGACGTTACCGGCTCGATCCCGGCGACCGCACCGCCGCTCGCCGGCGCCAAGCTCGCCATGATCCAGATTCCGACCGGCGAAAAGCTGCCCGACGCGATCGGCGGACCGGCGCTGCGCAGCGCCGCCGTCAAGGGCGATCCGACCGCGGCCTATGAGGTCGGCGTGCGCTTTGCCGAGGGCAAGGGCGTGGCTGCCAATCTCGACGAGGCCGCCAAATGGTACAGCCGCGCCGCGCAGGCCGGCGTGGTGCCGGCGATGTTCCGGCTCGGCACCTTCTACGAGAAGGGCCTGAGCGTGAAGCGCGACTTCGATGTCGCGCGGCGCTTCTACGTGCAGGCGGCCGAGCGCGGCAACGCCAAGGCGATGCATAATCTCGCCGTGCTCGACGCCGATGGCGGCGGCAAGGGCGCCGACTACAAGAGCGCGTCGCAATGGTTCCGCAAGGCCGCCGATCGCGGCGTTGCCGACAGCCAGGTCAACCTCGGCATCCTCTATGCCCGCGGCATCGGCGTCGAGCAGAACCTCGCCGAGTCCTTCAAATGGTTCAGCCTCGCGGCCGCGCAGGGCGATGCCGATGCCGGCCACAAGCGCGACGACATCGCCAAGCGGCTCGACCCGCAGTCGCTGGCGGCCGCCAAGCTCGCGATCCAGACCTTCACGGCCGAACCGCAACCGAGCGATGCGGTCAATGTGGCGACCCCGCCGGGCGGCTGGGACGCCGCCCCGACGCAGGCCCAGCCGGCAGCCGTCAAGCCCGCCAAGCCGGCGTCGAAGCGCACCGCGGCATTGGTCGCGCATTGA
- a CDS encoding Lrp/AsnC family transcriptional regulator: protein MLDELDRKILDVLQVEGRITNLELAERIGLSSAPCMRRVRTLEDAGVIRSYVALMDPARVGLGFDAIVEVRLKQQNRESFARFEKKVTGLPEVVECCMIAGDWDYSLRVVSSDLASYQSFILDRLMHRDTDIASYRTTIVLRKVKSTTKIDSSLF from the coding sequence GTGCTTGACGAGCTGGACCGAAAAATCCTCGACGTGCTGCAGGTCGAGGGCCGCATCACCAATCTCGAGCTGGCCGAACGGATTGGCCTCTCCTCCGCCCCCTGCATGAGACGCGTCCGGACGCTGGAGGATGCCGGCGTCATCCGCTCCTACGTGGCGTTGATGGACCCTGCGCGGGTAGGGCTGGGGTTCGACGCGATCGTCGAGGTCCGCCTCAAGCAGCAGAACCGGGAGTCCTTCGCGCGCTTCGAGAAGAAGGTGACGGGTCTTCCCGAGGTGGTCGAGTGCTGCATGATCGCCGGCGATTGGGATTATTCGCTCCGGGTGGTGTCCTCCGACCTCGCGAGCTATCAATCGTTCATCCTCGACCGCCTGATGCATCGCGACACCGACATTGCGAGCTATCGCACGACCATTGTCCTGCGAAAGGTCAAATCCACGACCAAGATCGACAGCTCGCTGTTCTGA
- a CDS encoding NRAMP family divalent metal transporter, with protein MTRHRKISRQHPQQYESASPTKARGERSRLGSVAKMLGPGLITGASDDDPSGIGTYSQAGAQLGYGIGWTMLLTFPLMTAIQEISARVGRVTGHGISGNVCRHYPGWLLVIVVALLFIANTINIAADLSAMADATKLLIGGPAILYVVLFGAASVAAQILMNYKRYVAVLKWLTLSLFAYVAALAFAKVSWTQALAGVLVPRISWSADYFTTIVAIFGTTISPYLFFWQASQEAEEQRIDATKHPLIERQYGAQQEFHRIRADTITGMAFSNLIALSIIITAAASLHAAGKTDIQTSAQAAEALRPIAGPLAEVIFALGIVGTGLLAIPVLAGATAYAVGEGRRWPVGLSRAPKRAIAFYSVLALSAGIGIALNFTPINPISALYWSAVVNGVLAVPVMVLLMFMARRRDVMGRFVIGGWLYWLGWLSTAAMALSVIAMGAGLLL; from the coding sequence ATGACGCGGCACAGGAAGATCTCGCGACAGCACCCTCAACAGTACGAATCTGCGTCGCCGACCAAGGCGCGGGGCGAGCGATCGCGCCTTGGCAGCGTCGCGAAGATGCTGGGTCCGGGTCTGATCACCGGCGCGTCCGACGACGACCCCTCGGGGATCGGCACCTACAGCCAGGCCGGCGCGCAGCTCGGTTACGGCATCGGCTGGACCATGCTGCTGACCTTTCCGCTGATGACCGCGATCCAGGAAATTTCCGCGCGTGTCGGCCGCGTCACCGGGCACGGCATTTCGGGCAATGTCTGCCGGCACTATCCGGGATGGCTGCTGGTGATCGTGGTCGCGCTGCTGTTCATCGCCAATACCATCAACATCGCCGCCGACCTGTCGGCGATGGCGGATGCGACCAAGCTCTTGATCGGCGGTCCAGCCATCCTCTATGTGGTGCTGTTCGGCGCCGCCTCGGTGGCCGCGCAAATCCTGATGAACTACAAGCGTTATGTCGCCGTCCTGAAATGGCTGACGCTCAGCCTGTTCGCCTATGTCGCGGCGCTCGCTTTTGCCAAGGTGTCGTGGACGCAGGCCCTGGCCGGCGTGCTGGTGCCGCGGATCAGCTGGAGCGCGGACTATTTCACCACCATCGTTGCGATCTTCGGCACCACGATCTCGCCCTATCTGTTCTTCTGGCAGGCCTCGCAGGAGGCCGAGGAGCAGCGCATCGATGCGACGAAGCACCCGCTGATCGAGCGGCAATACGGTGCGCAGCAGGAATTCCACCGGATTCGCGCCGACACTATCACCGGCATGGCGTTCTCCAACCTGATCGCGCTGTCGATCATCATCACGGCCGCCGCATCGCTGCACGCGGCCGGCAAGACCGACATCCAGACGTCGGCGCAAGCCGCCGAGGCGCTGCGTCCGATCGCCGGGCCGCTGGCCGAGGTGATCTTCGCACTCGGAATCGTCGGCACGGGACTGCTGGCGATCCCGGTGCTCGCAGGCGCGACCGCCTATGCGGTCGGCGAGGGGCGGCGCTGGCCGGTCGGGTTGTCACGCGCGCCGAAGCGCGCAATCGCGTTCTATTCGGTGCTGGCGCTGTCGGCCGGAATCGGCATCGCGCTCAACTTCACCCCGATCAATCCGATCTCGGCGCTGTACTGGAGCGCAGTCGTCAACGGCGTGCTCGCCGTGCCGGTGATGGTGCTGTTGATGTTCATGGCGCGCCGCCGAGATGTGATGGGCCGCTTCGTGATCGGCGGCTGGCTCTATTGGCTCGGCTGGCTCTCGACAGCAGCGATGGCGCTGAGCGTGATCGCGATGGGTGCAGGATTGCTCTTGTAG